The Macrococcoides canis genome has a window encoding:
- a CDS encoding low molecular weight protein arginine phosphatase gives MEVVFVCTGNTCRSPMAESIAKSLNTKHIFSSAGLYAQEGHPVSKHAAAIIEQEGLQPATQSHQFDAVDSEKDLILTMTNSHKLQIKSLYPESNVYTLKEYAMNENGDISDPYGGDFLVYSDTYNELSYYIREMLQKLDR, from the coding sequence ATGGAAGTCGTATTCGTTTGTACAGGGAACACTTGTCGTAGTCCGATGGCAGAAAGTATCGCAAAATCACTCAATACTAAACATATATTTTCTTCAGCAGGACTGTATGCACAAGAAGGGCATCCTGTTTCGAAGCATGCAGCAGCAATCATTGAACAGGAAGGCTTACAGCCTGCGACACAGAGTCATCAGTTCGATGCAGTAGATAGTGAAAAGGATTTAATATTGACGATGACAAATAGTCATAAATTGCAAATTAAGTCACTTTATCCAGAAAGTAATGTATACACTTTGAAAGAATATGCGATGAATGAGAACGGAGACATATCAGACCCTTACGGAGGGGATTTCTTAGTGTATTCAGATACTTATAATGAACTCTCCTATTATATCCGTGAAATGCTACAAAAGCTTGACCGATAA
- the rpiB gene encoding ribose 5-phosphate isomerase B, with the protein MKIAIASDHGGFQYKEKIIELLQSQNIEYIDFGPADETSVDYPDYAKPVADSVVNGECDRGILICGTGIGMSIAANKVPGIRCALVHDVFTAQVTREHNNSNILAMGQRVIGEGLMLLIVKTWLNAEFEGGRHQKRIDKVAALESCNG; encoded by the coding sequence TTGAAAATTGCAATTGCAAGTGATCATGGTGGATTTCAGTATAAAGAGAAAATCATTGAACTATTACAGTCCCAAAATATTGAATATATCGATTTTGGTCCAGCAGATGAAACGTCTGTAGATTATCCTGATTATGCTAAACCAGTTGCAGATAGTGTTGTGAACGGAGAATGCGATCGCGGAATCTTGATTTGTGGCACAGGTATTGGAATGAGTATCGCAGCAAATAAAGTGCCGGGTATCCGTTGTGCGCTGGTGCACGATGTATTTACAGCACAAGTGACACGTGAACATAACAACTCTAATATTTTGGCAATGGGGCAGCGTGTAATCGGTGAAGGATTGATGCTGCTAATCGTTAAGACATGGCTAAATGCTGAATTTGAAGGTGGTCGTCATCAGAAGAGAATCGATAAAGTAGCAGCGCTGGAGTCTTGCAATGGATAG
- the upp gene encoding uracil phosphoribosyltransferase, protein MAKVHVFDHPLIQHKLSYIRDESTGTKEFRELVDEVGMLMAYEVTRDLELDDVQIKTPVTEMTAKRLSGKKIAVVPILRAGLGMTEGVLKMIPAARVGHIGLYRDPETLQPVEYFAKLPQDIEERDFIVVDPMLATGGSAIEAINSLKKRGAVKIRFMCLIAAPEGVKALQEAHPDVDIYIAGLDEQLNDHGYIVPGLGDAGDRLFGTK, encoded by the coding sequence ATGGCGAAAGTCCATGTATTTGATCACCCCCTTATTCAACATAAATTAAGTTATATTCGAGATGAATCAACAGGTACGAAAGAATTTCGTGAGCTTGTTGATGAAGTCGGTATGTTAATGGCATACGAAGTGACGCGTGACCTTGAGCTGGATGATGTACAGATTAAGACACCTGTTACTGAGATGACAGCGAAACGTCTGTCAGGGAAGAAGATTGCAGTTGTACCGATATTACGTGCTGGACTCGGCATGACAGAAGGCGTACTGAAGATGATTCCTGCTGCACGTGTTGGCCACATTGGTCTATATCGTGACCCTGAGACGCTTCAGCCTGTAGAATACTTTGCAAAATTACCACAAGATATTGAAGAGCGTGACTTTATTGTAGTAGATCCAATGCTTGCAACAGGTGGTTCAGCGATAGAAGCGATTAACTCCTTGAAGAAACGCGGTGCGGTAAAGATTAGATTTATGTGTCTCATCGCTGCTCCAGAAGGTGTGAAAGCATTGCAGGAAGCTCATCCTGATGTAGATATCTATATTGCAGGATTAGATGAACAACTGAATGATCATGGCTATATCGTACCAGGACTTGGCGATGCAGGCGATCGACTGTTTGGGACTAAATAA
- a CDS encoding TIGR01440 family protein produces MDSLKQLMTELEANDFFKEGELCIIGCSTSEVIGEKIGTHSSDEVAAQFIEIFDDVHNRTGVDFCFQGCEHINRALTMERAVMLRYQLNEVTVVPVKQAGGSMSAAAYQYFKDPVVVEHVQADCGIDIGQTLIGMHIKHVQIPVRTTTKKVGEAVVTMAAHRPKLIGGPRAQYK; encoded by the coding sequence ATGGATAGTCTTAAACAGTTGATGACAGAGCTGGAAGCAAACGATTTCTTTAAAGAAGGCGAACTATGTATAATCGGCTGTTCTACATCAGAGGTCATCGGTGAAAAAATCGGTACGCACAGCTCTGATGAAGTTGCCGCACAGTTCATTGAAATATTTGATGACGTTCATAACAGAACAGGTGTAGATTTCTGTTTCCAAGGATGTGAACATATTAACCGTGCATTAACGATGGAGCGAGCAGTGATGCTTCGCTATCAGCTGAATGAAGTCACAGTTGTTCCTGTAAAACAAGCAGGAGGTAGTATGTCAGCAGCTGCTTATCAGTACTTTAAGGATCCTGTTGTAGTGGAGCATGTGCAGGCAGACTGTGGTATTGATATTGGTCAGACGTTAATTGGAATGCATATTAAACATGTACAGATTCCCGTAAGAACCACAACGAAAAAAGTGGGTGAAGCAGTCGTTACGATGGCAGCACATCGTCCGAAATTAATTGGTGGGCCACGCGCTCAATATAAATAG
- a CDS encoding serine hydroxymethyltransferase, translated as MSEIKQQDSQVFEAITKEFERQDRHIELIASENFVSKAVMEAQGSVLTNKYAEGYPHRRYYGGCEFVDIVEDLARDRIKELFGAEHVNVQPHSGSQANMAVYRVALKPGDTVLGMNLSHGGHLTHGSPVNFSGVDYNFVAYGVDKETERIDYDVVRELAREHKPALIIAGASAYSRTIDFEKFKAIADEVGAKLMVDMAHIAGLVAAGLHPSPVPHADFVTTTTHKTLRGPRGGMIICKEEYAKAIDKMIFPGIQGGPLMHVIAAKAVAFGEALTEDFKAYQQQVVLNAKTLADALTEKGLRIVSGGTDNHVMSIDVTSFNITGKVAERALDDVGITTNKNTIPFDKESPFVTSGIRIGTPAVTTRGFNEEDMKEIASIIADVLAHPEDEAVKRDAKARVRAITEKYPLYQ; from the coding sequence ATGTCAGAAATTAAACAACAAGATAGTCAAGTTTTTGAAGCAATCACGAAAGAATTTGAGAGACAAGATCGTCATATTGAATTAATTGCATCAGAGAATTTTGTATCAAAAGCCGTGATGGAAGCACAGGGATCGGTTCTGACAAATAAATACGCTGAAGGCTACCCGCATCGCCGTTATTATGGCGGGTGTGAATTTGTAGATATCGTTGAAGACTTAGCCCGCGATCGCATTAAAGAACTTTTTGGGGCAGAGCATGTCAACGTACAGCCGCATTCAGGTTCGCAAGCTAATATGGCTGTTTATCGTGTTGCTTTAAAGCCTGGAGATACAGTTCTAGGAATGAATTTAAGTCACGGAGGTCACCTGACGCATGGTTCTCCAGTGAACTTTAGTGGCGTAGATTACAACTTCGTTGCTTATGGTGTAGACAAGGAAACAGAGAGAATTGATTATGACGTTGTTCGTGAACTTGCACGTGAACATAAACCTGCACTTATTATTGCAGGGGCATCAGCATATTCAAGAACGATTGATTTTGAGAAGTTTAAAGCGATTGCAGATGAAGTTGGTGCAAAACTGATGGTTGATATGGCACATATCGCAGGATTAGTAGCTGCAGGTCTTCATCCAAGTCCAGTACCTCATGCAGACTTTGTTACGACGACGACACATAAAACTTTACGTGGACCTCGTGGTGGTATGATTATCTGTAAAGAAGAATATGCAAAAGCGATTGATAAGATGATCTTCCCCGGAATTCAAGGAGGACCATTGATGCATGTTATCGCAGCTAAAGCAGTCGCATTTGGTGAAGCGTTGACTGAAGACTTTAAAGCATATCAGCAGCAAGTAGTACTTAACGCTAAGACATTGGCGGATGCTCTAACTGAAAAGGGATTACGTATTGTTTCTGGTGGTACAGACAATCACGTGATGAGCATCGATGTAACGAGCTTTAACATTACTGGTAAAGTCGCAGAGCGTGCACTTGACGATGTCGGCATTACTACAAATAAAAACACGATTCCATTTGATAAAGAAAGTCCATTTGTTACAAGTGGTATTAGAATCGGAACACCAGCTGTAACGACACGTGGATTTAATGAAGAAGACATGAAAGAGATTGCATCGATTATTGCAGATGTACTCGCTCACCCAGAAGATGAAGCAGTAAAGCGTGATGCAAAAGCGCGTGTACGTGCAATAACGGAAAAATATCCATTATATCAATAA